In the genome of Candidatus Hydrogenedentota bacterium, the window AGACGGTGGATCTCGCCCTCAAGGAATGGGGCGAAGTCTTTGCCCGCCTGCCCTATATCACCACGATTTTTGTTCCGGGGGGCGACCCGGGGCACACACCGCCTTCCGTGCTATTCAGTCTGCTCGAAAAGCAGACGGTCAACCTGAAAAAGTTCCATCCCGACGCGACCATGTGGATGTCACCCCAGAGCTTCGACGCCGAGGGTACGGAAGCGTTTTACGGCCTGATGGAAGCCGGACCGCGGTGGCTCAGTGGTATCGTGTACGGACCCCAGAATTTTCATGATCTTGCCACGCTTCGCCAGCGGGTGCCTGCCGACTATCCCATCCGGCACTACCCGGACATCACCCATAGTATCGCGAGCCAGTATTCGGTGCCCCACTGGGACCCGGTCTACGGGCTTACGGAGAATCGCGAAGTTATCAACCCGCGCCCGACCCAGTTCGCCTCGGTGTTTCGTTTGACGAACGATCTCACCTCGGGATTTATCACCTATTCCGAAGGGTGCAATGATGACGCAAACAAGATCCTGTGGAGTGGGCTGGGGTGGAATCCGGACGAGGACGTGCTCGAAATTTTGCGGGACTATGCGCGTTACTTCATCGGGCCCGAACTGGAAGAGCCCTTTGCTCAGGGCCTGATGTCCCTCGAACGGAACTGGATAGGGCCACTCCTTACAAATTCGAGCGTGGAGACCACCTGGAAGCAGTTTGAGGAAATGCTCCGCGAGGCCAGTCCTCAGGTGAAGTTGAAGTGGCGATTCCAGCAGGCCATCTACCGGGCGAACTACGATGCTTATAACCGGCTGCGGCTGATTCACGAGACCGCACTCGAACGCCAGGCCATGGACGTCCTTCGCCAGGCGGATCGGCTGGGCGCCGAACTTGCCATGGACGAGGCGTCGGCGATCCTCGATCGGGCGCTGACCGAGCCCGTGGCCCAGGATGTGCGCGCGCGCGTGTTTGAGATGGCGGAGGCGCTGTATCAGAGCGTACGCATGCAGCTCAGTGTCCCCCGCTACCAGGCGATTGCCGTGCGGCGCGGCGCGAACCTCGATCTTATCGACTATCCGCTGAACAGCCGGGTATGGCTGAATGCCCGGTTTGATTCCATTCGAGCCATTGAGAGCGAGGGCGGGAAGCGCGATGCCCTTGCCGATATCGTGAATTGGGACAATCCCGGGCCCGGCGGCTACTACGACGACCTCGGCCAGCCGGGCGCCCAGCCCCACCTCGCGCCGGGCGTCGGCTGGGAAGGCGATCCGGAGCGGCGCGCCTCAGCCCACGATGCGATGCAGTCGGCCCCGGATTGGCGGATGAGCTGGGCGACCTATGCGGAAACCCTGCGGGATCACCCCCTGCGTATGGAGTACACGGGCCTGGATCCGTCGGCGGAGTACGTGGTGAAGGCGACCTACACGGGAGACAATCTTAAGGCGCAATTGCGCCTGACGGCCGACGGGACCCACACGATCCATGACTACATGGCCAAGCCCATGCCGATCGCGCCCGTACAGTTCGATGTGCCGGTGGCGGCCACGGCGGATGGCGCGCTCGTACTGGAGTGGAACCTTACCCCGGGTGCGGGTGGCGCGGGCCGGGGCTGTCAGGTGGCGGAGGTGTGGCTGATGCGGAAATAACTTCGACCGAAGAGATAAGCGCAACGAAGGTTCTTCGTTGCGCTTATTCCGACTCCGCCAGAATATGCTCGGTATCGGGCACCTTTCTGGGGGCCGGTCTGACCGCCCGATCAAGCATGAGCTGGTCGAAGATACCAGCCAGGCACGCATTCACATCCTGGCGGCGATTCTCGTCGGGCGTGTGCTCGTAGGAGAAGAAGATGAATATGTTCTGGTCGTCGGACGATTTGACGCGGAGGCGTTCAGGGGCCGGTTCACCGTCGGCATGGGCCGCGTCCGTCGAAGACATGATTACGGCGCCGCTGTCCAACTGAAGCTCGAGATGGGCAAGCCCGAGTTCGTGCCGGCACAAAGTTAACAACACCTCAATTTTGGCCGCTCGCCCGCTGCTGTTGAGGCAAAGGTTGGCATAGTGCGCGAGCGCGTGGTAGGCGCGATTGCGCTTGCGGCGCTCGATGATGCGGCGGAAGGTGGTGGGCCGGAGGTAGCCCGCGAGCCAGGCGATGGAGACGAGTGTGCTCCCGAAGAGGACGTAGGGCGTGAACGCCCAGGGGGAATTTTCGGGGACAACGGCGGCGAGGACGGCGGCGGTGGCGAGGAGCACGGCGACGCCATAGAGGGTAAGCACGACTCGCGGCTGGGAGTAGCCCTTGCTTAAGAGGCGGTGGTGGGTGTGGTGGTTATCGCCCATGAAGACGGGCACGCCCCGGAGGTAGCGGCGCACGATGGAGATGAGGGTTTCAAAGATCGGGAAGCTGAGGGCCAGCATGGGTGTGAAGAGGATAACGGCGGCTTCGTATTTCTGGGACCCGACGAGGGACATGGCCGCGAGCATGTAGCCGAGGAACATGCTGCCGGTGTCGCCCAGAAAGATGCGCGCCGGGGGGAAATTATAGAACAAGAAGCCGAGGAGACCGCCGGCCATGGCCGCTCCAGCGAAGGTTACGAAGGCGTTTTGCTGGATCAGGCCCAGAACAACGAGGGCGGAAACGCCGACGAACGCAATGCCGGAGGCGAGTCCGTCCACGCCATCGATGAGATTGAAGGCGTTAATCAGTCCCACGACCCAGAACACGGTGAAGACGGAGCCGACGAAAACGCCGAGATCGATGGTGCCGACGAAGGGAAGACCCAGGGTGGTGATGCTGAATCCGCCGAGACAGAGAAAGGTCGCCACGGCAATCTGGCCGAGGAGCTTGTAGCGCGCCTTCATCCCCTTGGTGTCGTCCACGATGCCCAGAACGATGATGCCCATGCCGCCCAGGGCCAACATGAGGAAATCGGAGCGGCTTTGGGAAAAGGACATGAACAGGCCCCAGTGATCGGGGAAACGATCCTGAACCACGGGCCAATAGCGGAGAATCAGGCTTCCGGACAGCGACGAGCCGAATCCGAGGCCGATGAGGGGTATGGCAATGCCGAGCCCGCCGAGGAGGGGCATCTGGCCCTGAAAAACCTTGCGGTAGCCCCCGCGATCAACGGCTCCGATCCACTGGGCGAAGCGCATGACGCCGGGTACCAGCATCACGGTACTGATCAAACACCCCGCAAAAAGCGCGCCGATGATCTGTGTCAACATTGTAGAACTCAAGAATATTGCCCTTCTTGCACAGATGAACGTCACCCGGCGGCACTTCGCCATGCCACGAAGAGTATAAACGGCGGGTGCTTAAGGGTTCAATCGGATGGTCGGCTTGGAAGTGGCGCGACGGAACGTGATAGAATTTCGCGGTTTCCACTATCCGTATTGGCCTCAAGGCTTTGCCCCGCCCACCAGGCGGATGCTGTGGCCGTCAACGGGGGCTACGAACCAGCATCCACCACCGGGATTCGACCGCATCATTGGCTCCGGCCCATGCGGGCCAATATTTTGTCCAGCGGGAGGAGCGGGAAAGAAGCATGAAAGATAAGCACCATACCGAGGTGAGCACCGACGAACTCGACTTGCTGGAACTGCTTCGCGAAGTCTATCGCCGCAAGTGGATTATTATCGCGGTGGCCGTGCTGGCCGGGAGCCTTTCGGCCCTGATCGGCTATACTCAGCCGGATGTATACGAGGCATCGGCCGCGCTGATGATCCGCGAGCCTGAATCGGCCATCGATCAAGACCTGTCGGAAGAGGGGGCGCGGGAAGACACCCCCATACTCTCCGTGGAAACCCTTCAATTGCTCACCGACTCCACGTCGACCATGCGCGAGTTGTTCGACGCCCTCTGGGACCAGAAGAAGCTGCAAAAGTGGCAGGGCGGCACCCCTGATCGGGACATCGTGTTTCGCGGGTTTCAAAATTCCCTGTTTACGGAGGTTAAGCGCCAGCAGACCCGCCGAAGCGGCACTTCCGTGGAACTGCTTCCCATTCTCGTGCTTCGCGCACGGGCCGAGAATCCCAACGACGCCCAGGTCATTGCCAACGAGTGGGCAAAGATTGTGGAAGCGAAGAGCAAGCAGTTGTACACCCAGGGTGTCACGGCCGTAGACGATTTCATCGGAGACATGTATAAGCAGAGCAACGAAACGCTGGCCCGCTTGGAAGATGAGCTGGCGAAGAAGACGCTCGAGGCGAACGTGGCCCTGAAAACTGCGCAGCGGGAAACGCTCGCCCTCAAGATTTCCGAAATGGAGGGGGTTGTGCTGGACCTCGATATCGAGATCGCCGTGAACGCGATTGAGATACGGGAAGGGCGCCGTCGCATCCTCGAACAGGAGCATGCCGGGGAGTGGATCGGCACGGTGGCGGAGTCTTCTTCCATCCAGAACCAGCCCTATCCCTTTCCAACGGACAATCTCTCCGATCGCGCCAAGCGGGTGCTGGCGCTCGTTAGCCAGAAGGTGGCGCAGACGACCGCGCTAAGGGACTACCGGCTGGAGCAGAATCTTCTCGGCAAGGAGGCGAAACTGGCCCATTACCAGCTTGATATCGTGCGAATACTTGCCGATAAGGCCAAGGCGGAAGACGATTTGCCTTCGGTGCAGGATTCCCTGGCGGCGCTGCAGAAGGAACTTGAAGGGTTGCCGGAGACTATGGTGCTCGATAAGGCGATCACCGACGATGCCCTCTGGGATGCGGCGGTCAACAATCCCGACTCTGAGATTAGCTCCCTGGGATCGCTGAAGTCTGAAATGGTCAATCCGGTCTACATGTCCACCCGTGAACTGGCGATTTCCACCGCGTCCAAAATCGAAACGATTCGGAGCAGCGTGTCGCAGTTGACAAGAACGGCCGAAAATGTCACCGCTCAGATCGAGGCGCTGGACGCCGAAATTGGGGCGATAAAGCAGGAAGTCACCCGCCGGGAAAATGCCCTGAAGGATACGGATACCAATCTGACATTGCTTCGCGAGGACTATCTCGCGGAAATAAAGCGAGTGGAAGAATTTGAGGCCGACAATCTGCGCAAAGTGGAAGAAAAGAAAACTCGCGAGGAACGGTTGGCGGCCTTTGAGGCGGATGCCACCACTTTGGAGTCCGAGTTGGCGCTGGCAAAGCTCGACTTGGATGCGCTGTCCCGCGAAGTTGAGAAGACCAAAAATGTTCGCACCGCTATCGCCGCGAAAGCCGAAACCGCCGCGCTGCTTCAGGTCACGGCCGAGAACGCCTCCCGCACTGGAACGACTATCCTTTACGAAGCAGAGGCCGACCTAAACAGTCTGGCCATGGGCGGAAGCAAAATCGTGCTCGGGACCACGTTGATGGCCGTGGTGTTGGCTTGTGTGGCCGTGGCGGGAATTGCGGTATTGCGCCCCAAGTCTTGAACAGGCTAGTTGCCTCCTGATTATTTCTCGGGCGCTGCGGTCCCCGAATTGTCCGCGTGGGCGCGGATCATGTATGCTTGCGGGCAGACTTCACGCGGCGCAGGCGTCCCTTTTGACCCAGCGAGCTTTTTGATACAGTTCGCAGCAATCACAGGATCTACATCATGATATCGAAGCATTTTTTTCCCTTCCGCAGCCTGATTTTATGCCCCGGTGCCCTCATGTGCGCTGCCATCGTTCTTGCGGGATGTGGTGCCAAGACGGGCGAGCCCACCCCGGCTACCCCGGAGGTCAAAACATCGGCCTCCGTCGCCGAAAAGCCCGCTGCGGATTTCTCCGCGACGCTGGCAAAAGTTGCCGCCTCAGAGGACATGTTTTCGTGGTATGCCGTACGCCAGGAGTATCTTGCCGGCACCGAGCGAAGCCCCGAAGTGGATGGCGCGCTTTCCGCGAAAGAGACCGAGCTGTTGGCCAAGGTTCCGGTCCGCCCGATCAACGACGCTCTTGATCTGGTGGCCTTCAACTGGAAACTCGACGGTACCGCATCGGCGGAGGGCCAAAAGGAGAACTTTTCCTTCAAATGGCTCTTCAAGAAGAAGCAGGCTATTCAGTTTCCTGCGGGAGAAGACGTGCAGTTGATACTGCGCGGCTGGCCGGACAAGGCGCACCAACACTACTTGGAGGGGGTGGGCCAGGCCGACAACAAGTACTTCGAGCTCAGCTATGGACTGAAACCCAAGCTTGCCGAGTGGAACGTTGGGGATTACCAGTTAGTGGAGCAGAAAACTTACACCAAGCTGCCGAATGTTCCCTACCGAGTGCACACCTTTTTTTCCCAGCTGAAGAAGAATGACGAAGGGAAGTGGGGCTACGTGGGCCCCTTCGGGCAGCGCCCCGACTTGGGTTGGTTTGCCGATCTGGGCGCCACTCCGGCGCCATAAGCAGATATAACGTTCGATAAGACAGATAATCGCTAATTCCCCGGTGGTTGAGCACAACGTCCACCATGGTATGCGTCCCGAACCCGCAAGGAATGATTGACTGATGTACCAGGAACTCCTGAGCAAGATAAACGACCAGACCGCGCGCATAGGGGTGATTGGTCTTGGCTATGTGGGGCTTCCCCTGATCCGCGCCTTTATCCGGGCGGAGTTCAACGTCATTGGCTACGACGTGGACCAGAGCAAAGTGGACGCCCTGCAGGCTGGGAAAAGTTATATCAATCATATCCCTTCCGAGTGGCTTCAGGAATGGTCGAAGTCAGGCAAGTTCACGGCGACATCCGATATGTCTCGACTGGGCGAGGCGGATGTGCTCGTCATTTGCGTGCCCACGCCACTGGGGAAGAGCCGGGAGCCCGACCTGTCGTACGTGGAGTCGACAACGACCTCCATTGCCCGGACCTTACGCGCGGGCCAACTCGTGATCCTCGAAAGCACGACCTATCCCGGCACCACCCGGGACGTCATGCTGCCGATTCTGGCAGCATGCGGGTTGAAGGTGGGCCAGGATTTCTTCCTTGCGTACAGTCCAGAGCGCGAGGATCCAGGCAATCCCGATTTCCGCGCAGATGGCATTCCCAAGCTAGTGGGCGGTCTGGACGATGCTTCGGCCGATTTGGCGGTGGCGTTGTACAGTCAGGCGATTGTGAAGATCATCCGCGTGTCTTCCTGTGAGGTCGCGGAGGCGGCAAAGATTGTGGAGAATACCTACCGCGCCGTAAACATCGCCATGGTAAATGAGCTCAAGGTCGTGTTTAACCGCCTCGGCATCGATGTGTGGGAAGTTATTGATGCGGCGAAGACGAAGCCCTTCGGATTTCAGGCCTTCTATCCCGGGCCGGGCCTGGGCGGTCACTGTATTCCAATCGATCCGTTCTATCTCACTTGGATAGCCCGGCGGGCGGGTCTCACCACGCGCTTCATCGAACTGGCTGGTGAAATCAACACGAGTATGCCGAACTACGTGGTGAACCGCCTTGCCGATGCGCTTAACGATTGCGGCAAGCCGATCCGCGGCAGCAAGATTTGCGTACTCGGTGCGGCCTACAAAAAAGACGTGGATGATGCGCGAGAAAGCCCATCTTTCGATTTGATGAATCGTCTGATCCGAAAGGGTGCGTCGGTCACGTACAACGACCCACACATCCCGGTACTTCAAGCGACCCGTCACTGGCCTAATTTACCTGGAATGGTAAGCCAGGAGTTGACGCCGGAGTTTCTGGCCTCACAGGACTGCATGCTGATCGTCACCGATCACAGCTTCTACGACTTCCGGTTCATTCTGGAACATTCCCAGCTTGTCGTCGATACGCGCAACGCGCTAAGAACAATACCCGATCCCCAGGGTAAAGTGCGCAAGGCCTGATGGTCCCCTGTGCCCCGCGCCGGTACCTTGAACGGAGACTCATGAGAATCTTGCTTGCAAACACTGCGGCGTATCCGGTGATCGGTGGCGTGGAAAACTCGCTCCGATTTATCGGTCGTGAGTTGTTGCAGGCGGGACACGAGGTCCGGATCTTTTGCCTCCAGATGGCCCCGTCGGAGCCATTGCGGATGGAGTACGAGGGAATCGTTATTGTACGTCAGCCCTACCAGCCTTCACGCTGGCCCCATGCCCGGCTTCGTGGCACAGTCGCCGCCGCACGTGAAGGAAGCCGCCCTATAATAGACGACTTCAAACCGGACGCCGTCTGGTCGCGATCGGCACCGATGGGCCAAGGAATACGCGATGGTGGATACCGAGGTCCTCTCCTCCAGATTTTCCCAACCAATTCTAGAATGAATTGCCGGGGGCAGTACCTGCAGACGCGCGGTCTGCCGTGGAAACGGCGCCTTCTGTTGATGGCGTTGTGGCCTTTGGCCTATTTTCCGTCCGCGCGCCTTGAGCGCTCCCTTGCACGGCAGAGCACGGCCGTGGCATTCAGCGAGAACATGCGAAAGCAACTGGTTGGCGGATTTCCCCGCGGGGCACGGAAATGCCATGTTGTCGCACCGGGAGTCGACTCGGAACTGTACTCGCCCGAGCATGGCGCCCGTTACTACCCGAGGCTGGCACGAGATTTTCAACTCTTCCCAGGCGACCCGACTGTACTCTACGTGGGGCGACTTTCGATCTCGAAGCATATACCCATGTTGGTAGATGCGATGACTCTGTTGAAGGTTCCCGCCCGACTTGTGTTGGTGGGCGCGGGACCTGACGAGGCAAACTTGCGTGCCTATGCGGAGCGCAAGGGTCTTTCGAGCCGCGTGTTGTTTGCAGGTTCGCAGGGGGAGATGCTTCCCGGCTTCTATGCGATCAGCCGTGTTTCAGTATTGCCCACAACAACGGAATCTTTTGGCCAGGTCTATCTGGAGTCTCTTGCATGCGGTACGCCCGCTGTGGGATTCGCGGGCGATGGCGACCGGGTGCTCACCGCGACCAGCGAGATACTTCGGGACGGGGAAACCGGTGGCGTGGCCACCCGAGTATCGGCGGCTGCGCTCGCAGAAAAAATCGACGCGATCCTGGCGCTGGACGATGTCACCTACGAAACCATGTCCGTGCGCGCACGCGCGGTTGCACGGGCCGACTATTCCTGGCGGAGTTTCGTAGATCGTGCACTTGCGATCTCCGTATCACCCGATGGAATCTTAATGTGAGCACACCCATGCATGCCCGCGAGACATCCCGGCCGGACATCAAGCGCATTGCCACGCGGGGGGCCCTCTGGGTCACTTTAACCTCGGCAGCGGCTCTTCCCTTGGGATACTATCGGAGTTGGATTTTAGGTCGATTTGGCGATGACGGTACGGTCGTGGGTAACTACGCCATCATACTGCTCTTCATCCAAATTGTGGTCACTTTTGTGTTGTTTGGCGGACCAAGCGTCGTCACAAACTTTCTTCCCAAGATCGAGCGCAAGCAAGACAAATTCGCGTTTATACTCGCCTATGGGCTGATTTCAATTACGCTTTCAGGCGTCTTCATCGCGACAATCAACACGTTTCCAACCCTCGTTACGGCACTAATCCAGAAACCGGTCGATGAGGCGACGCTGCGCCTGCTTTCTCTCATAGCCCCCGTGGTTGTTCTGGCTCAGATGGCCATATACTCTCTGGCGGGCTTGATGGAATTCCGTATGTCCTCTTTGCTCGGTCAAGTTCAACTTTTTGCTATCTGCCTCTTTTCCACCCTGGCCTCGCTATTCTTTTCACAGGGTATGGTAGCCCACTCAATTCCTATGCTGGCGGCTGTGGCGGGCGCGGCAAACTTATTCGTTTTCGCTGCTGGCGGCTGGTACCTGCTCCGGCAATTGCCACGATCTGGCCTGCGCTGTTTTCTGCCACCCAACTTCTGGCGCTTCTCATCCTTTGTCCATTGTAATTCCATTGCCACCTTCGCTTACCAAAGTATCGATCAACTGCTGATACTCGGGGCGCTTGGCACCTCCGAACTTGGGACCTATTTTATCCTGCTCCAGTGCGCGCAACTCATCACGTTTGTTCCGCAGCGTATCGGACAGGTTATGCTGGCATCGTTTTCTCACATGGTGGGAGGCGGAGATAGTGACGAGCTCTGTCGCGCCTACAGTAAGCTGTGCCGTGCAATCCTGGTCATGAGCACGCCGATTACCCTTTTTCTCATACTTTTCAGCTACCCCATAGCGTCGATGTTCGGGGGCTGGTGCGGAGAGCGTCACCTCTACCTACTTGCCCTCGCCACCGCGATCCATGCGGGCGCGCTGGGCAGTGTCAACAGTATGTTAATCATGGCCAAAGAGCGGACAGGCCTGTTTTTGGCCAATAGTCTTTTGCTTATCGGTGTTCAGCTTGCCGTGACGTTGTGGCTCTTGAGCCGCTGGGGGGCTTATGCCGTGATCGCGGGGAAAGCTGCGGCTATTGTATCGGGGCAGACAGGCCTCTTCTCTATTGTCCGTTGGCGACTTGATACCGTACGGCTATCGCCGCCCGCGGAATTCTGGGTCGGAATGGCGGTGGTGTTCGCCTGCGCGCTTTTGGCGACGATGAGGGCTCCCCTCCCGTTGCCGTTGGCCGCTCTGGTCTTTCTGCTTTCCAGTTTTACATTTCTGGCCACCATCGGGTTTCGGCCATCCGAAATCAGGGCGATTCTGCGGAAGCGCAAAAGCCCCGCTGGACGGGCGGTATGAGATTATGTGGCGCTGACGGGGAAAGACGGTTCACGTAACTGGAAAAAGGCACGGCGCGCGTGCCGTGGATTGTTGATTTATGACACTTCTTCGGACTCCAAAATCAATTTACGGCGCCCTTCGGGCAATTGTATCCGCAATGCCGATGCGACTGCTCGAACTATTGGGACAGCTTTTTCCCGAGAACGCCTGGGGCTGCCGCATCCGGGGTACTTTTTATAGACCATTCTTGAAGTCATGTGGCCGGAACTTTCAAGTGGGACTTATGGCCAAATTGGAGCATCCCTCAGGCATTGAGGTGGGCCACGACGTATATATCGGACATGGATCGTGGATCAGCGGCCTTCGTGGCGGCGTACACCTCCATGATGAAGTGATGCTCGGGCCCTTTGTACGCATGGTTTCATCGAACCACACCTTCTCTGATGGTAGCGCGCGATTTGCCCCTGGCGAGGGTGGAGCGATATCAATCGGCAGGGGTACATGGATTGCCGGCGGAGCGACCGTGGTTGCCGGGGTTACCGTGGGCCCGTCTTGTCTGCTGGCGGCGGGATGCGTAGTGACCCGGGATGTGGCGGAGGGAAATTGTGTGGGCGGCATTCCTGCCAAGATCATTGGCATGACTGGCGAGGAGCATGCTTGAAATGATCGGTAGTGTCAAGAGAATGGCGCGGCTTCTGGTGCTGAACACTGCGTTGCGTCCACCGCGTGTGCGCCACTGTAGCCAGACCATCTACGAGGTGCTGCTCGGTTGCTGTCGCATGTGGGAATCTACCGGAGATCAGCGCTGGAAAGAGCGCGCGGATCGGGTGCTCCAACTGCTTCTGGCGATCCAGCAGCCCGATGGCGGCTTTGATATCGGATACGACTTCAATTTCGGGCGTTTACATAAGCGCGGTGACTCTACTTCGCCCGAGCTGGTGGGCCTGGTGGCTCTGTGCGAATACGGACGGCTTTTTGGGACAGCTCTGGTGGCCGGTGCTGCGAAACGGGCGGCGGAATGGATCCGTACGCATGCGCAGTTGCAGGGTGCCGACGAGGTCGCGATACCGTATAGCCCGTATACCATTAACGAGACCATGGTTTACAACGGAACATCTTTTGCCTGCGGCGCACTTGGTGTATATCTGGGCGTGTTCGATGGGGACGACGAACTCATCGGCATCTATCGCGGCATGCTACGGTATCTCGATCGCGTCATGAGCCGTGCCGAGGATATGCCCGGGCGCTTCTGGTACTACTGCGATCAATCGCGAAACGACTGGGACGAGCACCGGAGAGTCAAGATCGACTACTATCACCAGATGCAACAGGTTGAGATGCATTCACTGGCGCAGCAGTTGACCCCGGACTTGGTTCAGGAGCGAATCATCCGTGACGCTGCGGATCATGTGGCGGCGCTGCATGAACGCCATCCAATTATTCCGTATACAAACGATCCGCGCTACTTCAAGGATCAGGTCCACTTGTGGGGGCTTTCCTCGGTTATACCAGGAATGTTGGAGGCCGGCGTTGTGTTGCGCGAGTTTCGTCCGGGATACGAGAGGGTGGCGAAGGAAGTGTTCGAGTGGATTCGTGCGAATGCCTGGAACGGATTTTCGTTTGAAGCCGTTCTAAACAAAGACGGTTCGCGAGTGGAGCCCCGATATTACATGGTGCGCTCGGACGCTTGGGTATTTAACGCCTGCGCATCCGCCGCAAAGCATCTGGGGGCCGGGGCGTGGAATGATATGGCGGAGAAGTGTTTTGCCACAATGGAGGCGGCGAACTTTTCCGGCATGGAGAGTCACGCTTCATGTTTCCGCCGCCGGGTCTTTGCTGGAATCTTGGTGGGGCTGAAGCGTGCCGTCGACCGAAAGCCAGCACCAGATTCCAATCTGAAGCAATGAAGTTAGCGTGAATCGCCAAGGGAACCAATGGCAGCAGAAGTGATGGAGAAAAGCGTGCAGACCTCTGAAGGGGGCTCTGCCGAACCTTTGGAACCGGGATCTGGCGTGCCGATTCGGCGACAGTCCAGCTCGGCGGTGATTCCGATTTCCGCCATGCTCGCGCTGACTGGCGGCGTCCTGCAGGGCTACGCCAATGGAACAACCCACGCGGTTATCGCGTCCATGATCTTCCTGGTGCTGGGCTACCTCGCCGTCCGGCTGATCTTTCCCCACGGAAAGGCCGAGCATCGGGCGTATCTGCTGACCTACGGCATCGGCGTCTTTGTGGGGGGACTGGCGCAATGCTATTCCACGGCGGCATTTGGAGAGGTCCAGAGCTTCGTCGACGCGAATACGTTCTTCAGCGTCCTGTTTGATAGACCGCCCTACTACACGTGGGACGATCTTGAGAATCTCTGGCTAGACGGAAAACCCGCGGGCGGAGGGGCACCCCTGGCGGTGTTGCTATGGCAGTGGGGTTACCACATACGCTTGCTTATGGGACTGGATTTTGGCATCTATTTCGGCGTCATGATGAATGCCGTAGTAATGGGGGGGGCGGCGGCCATCACGGTACGGACAGCTCGGGAGCTTTTCGGCGACGACGCCTGGCGGCTGCGGCGCGTGGGGACGCTTTTTGCCCTTTGCGGCTTGTTTATACTGTTTGGCGCGATCCTTATTCGGGATTGTTTCACAACGTTCGTCAATTCGTTGGTGCTGTGGGGCATCGTACGCTGGCTGGTGAATCCGACCTCTTCCAGTGCGATGCGGGCGGGCCTGCTTACGGCGGTGTCTGCGGCGGCGATGATGTATCTTCGCTCCCGGACCGTTGTCATGTTCGGGGTTTTCTGGATGCTGGGTGCCGCGTGCTGGTTTCTAAAGCAACGTTTCGATTTCAGGCGCGGTCTGGCACTGGTGTCCGCGGTCCTTGTGTTGCTGTACGGGTCCACGTATATCCTGAGCTATTTCCAGGTGTCTATCGAGTTGCAGAGCAAGCATATGGATCAATACGTGGGCGTCATGGAAAGAGACGCTCAGGAGGATTCGCTGGGCATGCGCCTGGTCGTGAATCAGCCCCTTCCCGTCCGGCTGAT includes:
- a CDS encoding undecaprenyl/decaprenyl-phosphate alpha-N-acetylglucosaminyl 1-phosphate transferase is translated as MLTQIIGALFAGCLISTVMLVPGVMRFAQWIGAVDRGGYRKVFQGQMPLLGGLGIAIPLIGLGFGSSLSGSLILRYWPVVQDRFPDHWGLFMSFSQSRSDFLMLALGGMGIIVLGIVDDTKGMKARYKLLGQIAVATFLCLGGFSITTLGLPFVGTIDLGVFVGSVFTVFWVVGLINAFNLIDGVDGLASGIAFVGVSALVVLGLIQQNAFVTFAGAAMAGGLLGFLFYNFPPARIFLGDTGSMFLGYMLAAMSLVGSQKYEAAVILFTPMLALSFPIFETLISIVRRYLRGVPVFMGDNHHTHHRLLSKGYSQPRVVLTLYGVAVLLATAAVLAAVVPENSPWAFTPYVLFGSTLVSIAWLAGYLRPTTFRRIIERRKRNRAYHALAHYANLCLNSSGRAAKIEVLLTLCRHELGLAHLELQLDSGAVIMSSTDAAHADGEPAPERLRVKSSDDQNIFIFFSYEHTPDENRRQDVNACLAGIFDQLMLDRAVRPAPRKVPDTEHILAESE
- a CDS encoding nucleotide sugar dehydrogenase, whose product is MYQELLSKINDQTARIGVIGLGYVGLPLIRAFIRAEFNVIGYDVDQSKVDALQAGKSYINHIPSEWLQEWSKSGKFTATSDMSRLGEADVLVICVPTPLGKSREPDLSYVESTTTSIARTLRAGQLVILESTTYPGTTRDVMLPILAACGLKVGQDFFLAYSPEREDPGNPDFRADGIPKLVGGLDDASADLAVALYSQAIVKIIRVSSCEVAEAAKIVENTYRAVNIAMVNELKVVFNRLGIDVWEVIDAAKTKPFGFQAFYPGPGLGGHCIPIDPFYLTWIARRAGLTTRFIELAGEINTSMPNYVVNRLADALNDCGKPIRGSKICVLGAAYKKDVDDARESPSFDLMNRLIRKGASVTYNDPHIPVLQATRHWPNLPGMVSQELTPEFLASQDCMLIVTDHSFYDFRFILEHSQLVVDTRNALRTIPDPQGKVRKA
- a CDS encoding glycosyltransferase family 4 protein, translated to MRILLANTAAYPVIGGVENSLRFIGRELLQAGHEVRIFCLQMAPSEPLRMEYEGIVIVRQPYQPSRWPHARLRGTVAAAREGSRPIIDDFKPDAVWSRSAPMGQGIRDGGYRGPLLQIFPTNSRMNCRGQYLQTRGLPWKRRLLLMALWPLAYFPSARLERSLARQSTAVAFSENMRKQLVGGFPRGARKCHVVAPGVDSELYSPEHGARYYPRLARDFQLFPGDPTVLYVGRLSISKHIPMLVDAMTLLKVPARLVLVGAGPDEANLRAYAERKGLSSRVLFAGSQGEMLPGFYAISRVSVLPTTTESFGQVYLESLACGTPAVGFAGDGDRVLTATSEILRDGETGGVATRVSAAALAEKIDAILALDDVTYETMSVRARAVARADYSWRSFVDRALAISVSPDGILM
- a CDS encoding lipopolysaccharide biosynthesis protein; this translates as MSTPMHARETSRPDIKRIATRGALWVTLTSAAALPLGYYRSWILGRFGDDGTVVGNYAIILLFIQIVVTFVLFGGPSVVTNFLPKIERKQDKFAFILAYGLISITLSGVFIATINTFPTLVTALIQKPVDEATLRLLSLIAPVVVLAQMAIYSLAGLMEFRMSSLLGQVQLFAICLFSTLASLFFSQGMVAHSIPMLAAVAGAANLFVFAAGGWYLLRQLPRSGLRCFLPPNFWRFSSFVHCNSIATFAYQSIDQLLILGALGTSELGTYFILLQCAQLITFVPQRIGQVMLASFSHMVGGGDSDELCRAYSKLCRAILVMSTPITLFLILFSYPIASMFGGWCGERHLYLLALATAIHAGALGSVNSMLIMAKERTGLFLANSLLLIGVQLAVTLWLLSRWGAYAVIAGKAAAIVSGQTGLFSIVRWRLDTVRLSPPAEFWVGMAVVFACALLATMRAPLPLPLAALVFLLSSFTFLATIGFRPSEIRAILRKRKSPAGRAV
- a CDS encoding acyltransferase — its product is MTLLRTPKSIYGALRAIVSAMPMRLLELLGQLFPENAWGCRIRGTFYRPFLKSCGRNFQVGLMAKLEHPSGIEVGHDVYIGHGSWISGLRGGVHLHDEVMLGPFVRMVSSNHTFSDGSARFAPGEGGAISIGRGTWIAGGATVVAGVTVGPSCLLAAGCVVTRDVAEGNCVGGIPAKIIGMTGEEHA